One Pongo abelii isolate AG06213 chromosome 12, NHGRI_mPonAbe1-v2.0_pri, whole genome shotgun sequence DNA segment encodes these proteins:
- the RAD51AP2 gene encoding RAD51-associated protein 2: MSLPQPTPRMAELRKPTSSLTPPEDPESQPPSSKRLCLEEPGGVFKAGWRLPLVPRLSEAEKVWELSPRPFKGLLVSTNAIFDNSTDSCVEKSVSGKQIRNLECSNLKFQMSSCLQSPPSQSPDSDLRALGRSEAGLHDREAFSVHHSNSSKAGVSQLLPSTSIHDIQGIRNENRKQQFVQGRDNVHKENPFLDVIFYKETKSPFYEIKNRCKANSVMPSNKRENNISSSVLKISKSQNQPSLEIAKPSYFRDSSTISIPQFPMALNSKMSSVYLKEIAKKKDDKKEAYVRDFTNIYWSQNRPDVKKQKLQNDKKNVEAENIFSECYENEYPSLSSQNTCKRKDLISSNYCNCSSIQCNVRDSRKNFTILENANWEEAECLDSYIPTRLEKSQNWDCNVRHILRRNRGNCWIINNCKTECENMKKTEEKWNWLLLLEIDLLSKEDYHCTKVINAREEQSKLLIRETLGSQTALITTVWLNGKEKNDNTLQLRYNATQKVFHGSNPFESFIIEIFYFHKSISGNQKDNSILTCYNILKCKKQIGIIGIQNLITRNMNTNIKNGILSIYLQDSVSEPLDILLKTNIAFLLNNFDSLTRIENDFELEEECIFKCMLYLKYPKNIVENHTAYLVKILTSSRLLEDNMKPMLKKRKLFRIEQVFEKSKKKTINSFSMTTQNTGFPIFETYEKIPLLMDFDDMDEISLIREITCQNMSCPQQVMNVENWAHYSSSTVKTHVNSCPQFIQNNQGYINENFYEVNMHNQDLNMERKQGHNKISSFDCEHIFEDFCNVRQQAIPANHNIIHNEETHTISITQVLNFWNLLSEIEEKKYDLILKEEVKVTAESLTNSFQVHKDAKIEKEEKDSFFPMDDMFSVQSVSLISKEVHVEENKYVDQNYVTDTNEYESILPEREIANSKDFHRKNDSALYINHQFETGLSEGNDECFQDLAKYLSTEALTIVKDFEMKRKFDLVLEELHMFHEISKENELLSTVETNNGQENYFGENDAEEVKMEIEKDLKMVVVNKISASSSFHDTTAGPNMHKSHQSLFKWKTVPNNGEQEVPNESCYPSTSEEELFYSISEKDCETPLPKRPAFLPDECKEEFNYLLRGGSHFPHGISRVRPLKTCSRPIRIGLSRKARIKQLHPYLKQMCYGNLKENF, encoded by the exons ATGTCGCTCCCTCAGCCCACGCCGCGGATGGCAGAGCTCAGAAAGCCTACCTCCTCTTTAACGCCTCCTGAGGACCCGGAATCCCAACCACCCAGTAGCAAGCGGCTCTGTCTTGAGGAGCCTGGAGGTGTCTTTAAGGCGGGCTGGCGACTGCCTCTGGTGCCTCGCTTGTCTGAGGCGGAAAAAGTCTGGGAGTTGTCCCCTAGACCCTTCAAGGGACTCCTTGTTTCAACGAATGCTATTTTTGATAACTCCACAGACTCCTGTGTGGAGAAATCAGTCAGTGGGAAGCAGATACGTAACCTGGAATGCTCAAATCTCAAATTCCAAATGAGTAGCTGTTTGCAGTCTCCCCCCTCACAAAGTCCTGATTCTGATTTGAGGGCTTTAGGAAGGTCTGAGGCAGGACTGCATGACAGAGAAGCTTTCAGTGTGCACCACAGTAATAGCTCCAAAGCAGGGGTTAGTCAACTTCTGCCCAGCACCTCTATACACGATATACAGGGAATTAGAAATGAGAATCGAAAACAACAGTTTGTCCAAGGAAGAGACAATGTTCACAAAGAAAATCCATTTTTAGATGTTATCTTTTACAAGGAAACTAAATCACCATTTTATGAAATTAAGAACAGATGTAAAGCTAACAGTGTTATGCcatcaaataaaagagaaaataacatttcatcatctgtactaaaaatatcaaaatctcAAAACCAGCCCAGCTTGGAAATTGCCAAACCTAGCTATTTTAGAGATAGCAGCACAATAAGTATCCCTCAGTTTCCAATGGCCTTAAATAGCAAAATGTCCTCTGTCTATTTAAaggaaatagcaaagaaaaaggaTGACAAAAAAGAGGCATATGTTAGGGATTTCACAAACATTTACTGGTCCCAAAATAGACCTGATGTTAAGAAGCAAAAGTTACAGAATgataaaaaaaatgtagaagcGGAAAACATTTTTTCCGAATGTTATGAAAATGAATACCCATCACTCAGCAGCCAAAATACTTGTAAGAGAAAAGACTTGATCAGTTCAAACTACTGTAACTGCAGTAGTATCCAGTGTAATGTAAGAGACTCTAGAAAGAATTTCACTATACTAGAAAATGCAAATTGGGAGGAAGCAGAATGTCTGGACAGTTACATACCTACCAGGTTGGAAAAATCTCAAAACTGGGACTGTAACGTTAGACATATTTTGAGAAGAAATAGAGGAAATTGTTGGATTATAAATAATTGCAAGACTGAATgcgaaaatatgaaaaaaactgaagaaaaatggaattGGCTATTATTATTAGAAATAGACCTTTTAAGCAAGGAAGATTACCACTGTACAAAAGTCATCAATGCACGTGAAGAACAATCAAAGCTTCTCATAAGAGAAACATTAGGTAGTCAAACAGCTTTAATAACGACTGTTTGGCtaaatggtaaagaaaaaaatgataatactcTGCAGTTGAGATACAATGCTACACAAAAAGTCTTTCATGGGAGCAACCCTTTTGAAAGTTTCATTatagaaattttttatttccataaaagtATTTCAGGAAATCAGAAAGATAATAGTATTTTAACCTGCTATAACATTTTGAAGTGTAAAAAGCAAATTGGTATAATTGGTATTCAAAATCTAATAACAAGAAACATGAATACAAATATAAAGAATGGAATTTTAAGCATATATTTACAAGACAGTGTTTCAGAACCTTTAGATATTCTATTGAAAACTAACATAGCTTTTTTGCTCAATAACTTTGACTCTTTAACAAGAATTGAAAATGATTTTGAATTAGAAGAGGAATGCATTTTCAAGTGCATGCTTTATTTGAAGTATCCAAAAAATATAGTGGAAAATCATACTGCATATCTAGTAAAGATTTTAACTTCTTCAAGACTATTAGAAGATAATATGAAACCTATGTTAAAGAAAAGGAAGTTATTTAGAATTGAACAAGTTTTTGAAAAGTCTAAGAAAAAAACCATTAATTCCTTCAGTATGACAACTCAAAATACAGGTTTTCCAATTtttgaaacatatgaaaaaattcctcttttaatGGACTTTGATGACATGGACGAAATTTCTTTAATAAGAGAAATTACTTGTCAGAATATGAGTTGTCCTCAACAAGTCATGAATGTGGAAAATTGGGCTCACTATAGTTCTAGTACTGTTAAAACACATGTTAATTCTTGTCCTCAATTTATACAGAACAACCAAGGATACATTAATGAAAATTTTTATGAAGTAAATATGCACAACCAAGatttaaatatggaaagaaaacagGGACATAATAAGATCAGTAGCTTTGATTGTGAGCACATATTTGAAGATTTCTGCAATGTTAGGCAACAGGCCATACCAGCAAACCACAACATAATACATAATGAAGAGACCCATACCATTTCTATAACTCAAGTACTAAATTTTTGGAACTTGCTaagtgaaatagaagaaaaaaaatatgacttaattttgaaagaggaagtaaaagtcaCAGCTGAAAGTTTGACAAATAGTTTCCAAGTTCACAAAGATGCTAAgatagaaaaggaagagaaagatagTTTTTTTCCAATGGATGACATGTTTTCTGTACAGTCAGTTTCATTAATAAGTAAGGAAGTACatgtggaagaaaataaatatgttgatCAAAATTATGTAACAGATACAAATGAATATGAGAGTATTTTGCCAGAAAGGGAGATAGCTAATTCAAAGGATTTTCATAGAAAGAATGACTCTGCATTATATATTAATCATCAGTTTGAAACTGGTCTGAGTGAAGGGAATGATGAATGTTTTCAGGATTTAGCTAAATATTTATCAACAGAAGCTCTGACAATAGTAAAAGATTTTGAGATGAAGAGAAAATTTGACTTAGTACTTGAAGAACTTCATATGTTTCATGAAATTAGTAAGGAAAATGAACTTCTAAGCACTGTGGAAACAAACAATGGGCAAGAAAATTACTTTGGAGAAAATGATGCTGAGGAGGTAAAAATGGAGatagaaaaagatttaaaaatggttGTGGTCAACAAAATAAGTGCATCTTCCTCGTTCCATGATACTACAGCAGGTCCCAATATGCATAAAAGTCACCAAAGTTTATTTAAGTGGAAAACTGTACCCAATAATGGAGAACAGGAAGTTCCTAATGAGAGTTGTTATCCAAGTACATCAGAGGAAGAATTATTTTACTCTATTTCTGAGAAAG attgtgAAACACCTTTACCTAAAAGACCTGCTTTTCTCCCTGATGAATGTAAAGAAGAATTTAACTATTTATTGAGAGGAG